Proteins encoded by one window of Arachis hypogaea cultivar Tifrunner chromosome 1, arahy.Tifrunner.gnm2.J5K5, whole genome shotgun sequence:
- the LOC112800445 gene encoding uncharacterized protein — protein sequence MEAGGSSSSGEEDGDAAWRAAINSIAGTTTYPNPNAAQERKPKAPHLKHYQLQAQKLLHDMLEETIEIVKEPDPVLNDEDPKINQEEEVREPGIRLFKHVRQPGIVFDHFDEPEPPKKRPRLLPGDDIDEKSKKFKRRVKSVAVEGKDLIAAANDANKKSLAKFEAKVAAAKAKAKREEERVNNLKKIRGERWLPSMANELHR from the exons ATGGAAGCTGGAGGCAGCAGCAGCAGTGGCGAAGAAGATGGTGATGCGGCATGGAGGGCGGCCATCAATTCCATCGCCGGAACCACCACTTACCCCAATCCCAATGCCGCCCAAGAACGCAAGCCCAAAGCCCCACACCTTAAGCACTACCAACTCCAG GCACAAAAGCTTCTACATGACATGTTGGAAGAGACTATAGAGATAGTGAAGGAACCTGATCCTGTTCTGAATGATGAAGATCCCAAGATcaaccaagaagaagaagtaagaGAACCTGGCATTCGCTTGTTCAAGCATGTTCGCCAACCAGGAATAGTGTTTGATCATTTTG ATGAACCCGAACCACCAAAGAAACGACCGAGATTACTTCCTGGAGATGATATTGATGAGAAATCAAAGAAG TTTAAAAGGCGGGTTAAATCTGTTGCTGTCGAAGGGAAAGATTTAATTGCCGCAGCAAATGACGCGAACAAGAAATCCTTAGCTAAATTTGAAGCCAAAGTCGCAGCAGCAAAAGCTAAAGCCAAGAGAGAGGAGGAAAGAGTtaacaatttgaaaaagattagGGGGGAGAGGTGGCTGCCGTCCATGGCGAATGAACTGCATCGGTAA